The DNA region ACGGGCGGCCAAGCGTGGTGACGGTGCGCGGGCAGGTAGCGGTGCGGAATGGCGAATTTGTGGGCGAGGCCGGGCGCGGGCAGTTGCTGCGGCGTCAGCCCAGGCAGACTTTAAAACCCAGCAAGAATCTAACTTCCGCCGAGGATCGGGGTTGACCGCCACCGCCCCAGCGCTTACGGTGCGCGACATGACCCAGCCCGCTGTTCATCTCAAAGACCTCAACATGGTCTTTCGGGGCGCACAGGGCGATACGGTAGCCCTCAAGGACGCCAATCTGGACATCGCACAGGGCGAGTTCATCAGCCTGATCGGCCCCAGCGGCTGTGGCAAAACAACGCTGCTGCGGCTGATGGCGGACCTGATCACGCCAACGGGCGGGGAGCTGCTGATCGGCGGCAAATCACCTGCCCAGGCCCGGCAGGAACGCGCTTATGGGTATGTGTTTCAATCGCCTGCGCTGCTGGAATGGCGTACAGTCCTCAACAACGTGCTGCTGCCGCTGGATGTGATGAACACGCCCAAAGCCACCCGGCAGGCCCGCGCCCACGAGATGCTGAAACTGGTTGGACTGGAAGGTTTTGCGGGGCGTTACCCGTGGCAGCTTTCGGGCGGAATGCAGCAGCGCGTCAGCATCGCCCGCGCCCTGGCCTTTGACCCCAGTCTGTTGCTGATGGACGAGCCGTTCGGTGCGCTGGACGAGATCACCCGCGAACACCTGAATGGCGAGTTGCTGCGGCTGTGGCAGGAAACGGGCAAGACGGTGGTGTTCGTGACACACGGCATTTCCGAGGC from Deinococcus sp. AJ005 includes:
- a CDS encoding ABC transporter ATP-binding protein, whose translation is MTQPAVHLKDLNMVFRGAQGDTVALKDANLDIAQGEFISLIGPSGCGKTTLLRLMADLITPTGGELLIGGKSPAQARQERAYGYVFQSPALLEWRTVLNNVLLPLDVMNTPKATRQARAHEMLKLVGLEGFAGRYPWQLSGGMQQRVSIARALAFDPSLLLMDEPFGALDEITREHLNGELLRLWQETGKTVVFVTHGISEAVFLSTRVVVMTSRPGKIEGVVDIDLPYPRNVETRESPRFFELATKVRELLRQGHGFDADD